In the genome of Cumulibacter manganitolerans, the window CTCTCGCTCGCGCGCGCCGTCGTCCGCCTGGACTGAGCGCCGCCCCGGGGGCGTTGCGCGGCCCGCACCGCTGATGGGTACACTGGCACGCCGGGAGTCGCGGTTGGACTCCTGACCTGGCGTGCCCGATGGGCGCCTCGGGGGCGAAGGGGTGTGGCTCAATTGGTAGAGCAGCGGTCTCCAAAACCGCAGGTTGCAGGTTCGAGTCCTGTCACCCCTGCAAGTTCGCAGCATGCACATCGTCGGTAAACGGAAGGCTAGCGAGTGGCCAAGGACTCTCAGCGCGATTCGTCGTCGGACGACGAGCGCGAGCTGGACAACGTCGCCGACGGCACCGACGATCGTGGCGCCGACGACGAGGACGCCGCGCTCCTCGAAGAAGATCTGCACGAGGACGAGGACGACCTCGACGAGGACGACGTCGATCTCGACGAGGACGACCTCGACGACGAGGTAGCCGCCGGCGGGTCGACGAAGCGTGGGCGCGCCGCCGCGGCCGCGTCCGCCAGGAAGAAGGACGCGCCGACCGCGAAGCGCGAGGCGAAGCCGAAGACCAAGAGCGCCGTTCCCGGCGCGGCCCCCGGCTCGTTCCTGCAGCAGGTCGGCAACGAGCTGTCCAAGGTCGTCTGGCCGACCCGCAAGCAGATGATCACCTACACGAGCGTGGTGCTGGTCTTCGTCGTGGCGCTCGTCGCCGCCGTCTGGGGCTTCGACCTGGGCGTCGGCAAGCTGATGGACTGGATCTTCGCCTAGGGCCGCGGCTCTGCAGGCGACCCCCGCCGCCTTCGCGGCATCAACAAGGAAGTGAGCTACCCCGTGGCGCAGGAAGACATCGAGCGCGAGCCTCTCGAGGTCTCGCACGAGTCCGCAGCGTACGACGCGCTGCCGACGGACAACGACATCGACGCCGAGCTGGAGAGCATTCATCAGCCGGGCAGGGTCGAGATGGTCGAGATCAGTGACGAGTCCGCGACCGCGCAGGACGAGGACGCCGAGGACGCCGAAGCCGAGAGGGTCGACTCGCAGGACGCTACGGACGACGTCGAGACCCAGGACGAGCCGGTTGCCGAGGCTCCGGTCGCCGAGCAGCCCGTCGACATCGATGCCCCGGTCGACGAGGAGACCGAGCTGCGTGAGCGCTCGAAGATCGGTGACTGGTACGTCGTCCACTCGTACGCCGGGTACGAGAACCGCGTGAAGACCAACATCGAGTCGCGGCGCGAGACCTTCGACATGGAGGACTACATCTACGAGGTGGCCGTCCCCACCGAAGAGGTCACCGAGATCAAGAACGGCAAGCGCGTCAAGGTCAACCGCAAGCCGTACCCCGGGTACGTGCTCGTGCGGATGGACCTGACGGACGAGTCGTGGAACGTCGTCCGCAACACGCCCAACGTCACCGGGTTCGTCGGGGGCATGTCGCGCCCGTCGCCGGTTCCGGTGAACGACGTCGTGAAGATGATCATCCGCTCGCAGCCGCAGCCTGCGGAGCAGAACGTCGCCAGCTCGGCCGGCGAGGCCGCGCTCACCGGACAGGCCGCACCGAAGATCGAGGTCGACTTCGAGGTCGGCGAGTCGGTCACCGTCATGGACGGCCCGTTCGCGACGCTGCCGGCGTCCATCAGCGAGGTCATGCCCGAGCAGCAGAAGCTCAAGGTGCTCGTCTCGATCTTCGGCCGCGAGACCCCGGTCGAGCTCGGCTTCAACCAGGTCTCCAAGATCTGACTCGTCGGTCTGCGCCGGCCGCGGTGTGATGTTGCCGCCGCGGGCTCGCGCAGCCCGGCGTTGATGCGTATCCTTAACAGGTTGCCGTCTGCCCGAAAGGGCGCCGGTGGCCCGGTGCAGTCGGCGTGCCAACACTGGTCGGCCGTGCCGGACGCAAGTTCCCAACATCGCAGAGGACTGGAAGAAACATGCCTCCCAAGAAGAAGGTCGCTGGTCTGATCAAGCTTCAGATCCAGGCCGGCCAGGCAAACCCGGCGCCGCCGGTGGGCCCCGCGCTCGGCCAGCACGGCGTCAACATCATGGAGTTCTGCAAGGCGTACAACGCGGCGACCGAGTCGCAGCGCGGCAACGTCATCCCCGTCGAGATCACCGTCTACGAGGACCGCTCCTTCACGTTCGTCACCAAGACGCCGCCGGCTGCCCGCCTGCTGCTGAAGGCCGCCGGTGTGCAGAAGGGCTCGGGCGAGCCGCACACCAAGAAGGTCGCGAAGGTCACCCGCGCGCAGGTGCGCGAGATCGCCGAGCAGAAGATGGAAGACCTCAACGCCAACGACGTCGATCAGGCCGAGAAGATCATCGCCGGCACCGCCCGCTCGATGGGCATCGAGGTGGCCGGCTAGTCCAGCCGGTCGCTCCGTGGGAGAGCCACGCGCTGGCTCGTAGACCACAGCTACAAGGGGAGCCCGGTTAGGCCGGGCGCCCACTCATCACACTTGGAGAAACCATGAAGCGCAGCAAGGCATACCGCGACGCCGCGGAGAAGGTCGATCGCTCGAAGCTCTACAGCCCGCTGGAGGCGGCGGGTCTGGCCAAGGAGACCTCGACGACGAAGTACGACGCAACGGTCGAAGTCGCCATGGTCCTCGGCGTCGACCCGCGCAAGGCGGACCAGATGGTCCGCGGGACGGTCAACCTGCCGCACGGCACCGGCAAGACCGCCCGCGTCATCGTGTTCGCCGTCGGTGAGAAGGCCGCCGAGGCCGAGGCCGCCGGCGCGGACGTCGTCGGCTCGGACGACCTGATCGAGAAGATCACCGGTGGCTTCCTCGACTTCGACGCCGCCATCGCCACGCCCGACCAGATGGCCAAGGTCGGCCGCGTCGCGCGCATCCTCGGCCCCCGCGGCCTGATGCCGAACCCAAAGACCGGCACCGTCACCCCCGACGTCGCCAAGGCCGTCGCGGACATCAAGGGCGGCAAGGTCAACTTCCGCATCGACAAGCAGGCCAACCTGCACCTGATCATCGGCAAGTCGTCGTTCGACGAGAAGAAGCTGGTGGAGAACTACGGCGCCGTCCTCGACGAGGTGCTGCGCTCGAAGCCGTCGGCCGCGAAGGGCAAGTACATCAAGAAGATCGCCTTCTCGACGACCATGGGCCCGGGCATCCTGGTCGACCCCAACCGCACCCGCAACCTCACTGAGGACGCGGTCGGCTAGCAGCACCGGAGCCCTCCGAAGCCGCACGTCAAGGCGCCCATCCCCGAGGGGATGGGCGCCTTCGTCGTCTGAGTGTGACCTGAACGACTAGTTGACACCCGAATCAGGTCGGGAATACAGTCCCGACAATCGCGTCAGCGGTGGGTCAGTCGAGTCGTCCAGTCGATAGGGAGATAACCGGTGCGAAACAGGATCTTGTCAGTTGCCGCCGCAACCACGCTCATCCTCACGTTGGGTGCCTGCGGGGGACGCGACGATTCGTCGAAGGCCTCCGGCTCCTGCGACCAGGGCATCACCGACTCCGAGGTGAAGCTCGGCATGAGCGTCCCGATGTCCGGCGCGGGCGCCGCCTACGGCGTCCTGCAGGACTCGTCGAAGGCCGTGTTCGAGCAGGTGAACGCGGACGGCGGCGTGAAGATGGCCGACGGCAAGAAGCGCAAGATCACCCTCATCGCCGAGGACGACGCCTACGACCCCGCCAAGACGGTCAGCAACACCAAGAAGCTGGTCGAGCAGGACAAGGTCTTCGCCATGTACAGCGTGCTCGGGACGTCGCCGAACCTCGCGATCGCCGACTACGCGAAGGGCAAGGGCCTGCCGGTGCTCTTCTCGCAGACCGGGACCGATGAGTTCCTGAAGATGCACAAGGACAACAACTGGATCGTCGGCTACCTGCCGCAGTACGGCTTCGAGGCGAAGGTGATGGCCAAGTACGTCCTCGACCACAAGCCCAACGGCAAGGTCGCGATCCTCTACCAGAACGACGGCTTCGGCAAGGGCATGGTCGCCAACTTCAAGAAGGACTTCGAGGGCACCGGCGTCACCATCGTCAGCGAGCAGGGCTACGAGCAGTCCGGCGGCTCGATCGACTCGCAGATCGTCAACATGCAGAGCTCGGGCGCGGACGTGTTCCTGGACTACGCAACCGGCACGTTCATGACGCAGTCGCTGAAGAAGAAGGGCGAGCTGGGCTGGTCCCCGCTCACCCTGCTCACCTCCGGCTCGAGCGACGCCTCGACGCTGGTCGCCCCCGCGGGCCCGGCCGGCACGACCGGCGCCCTGACGTTCAAGTGGGCCAAGGATCCCACCGACCCCGCGTTCGCCGGCGACCCGGACGTCAAGCAGTGGAACGAGTTCGCCAGCACGCACGGCCTCAAGCCGCAGAACGGCATCGCCAACAGCGGCTGGATGACGGCCAACCTGATGGTCGAGACCCTCAAGGAGACCGACGGCTGCAAGCGCAAGGATCTGCTGGACGCCGTCTACAACCTCAAGAACGTCAAGGTCCCCGGGCTGCTCGAGGGCGTCACGGTCAACATGAAGCCCGACTACCCGTACATCTTGACCCGCGTCCAGATGCAGAAGTTCGACGGCAGCCACTGGACGGCGGAGGGGGGCATCCTCAAGCGCGAGGACATGAAGTGACGGCGACGGAGGCGATGCCGGCGAGCCAGTCGCCGGCATCCCACGAGGCGCTGCTGCGGGTCTCCGACATCCGCCTCAGCTTCGGTGGCGTCAAGGCTCTGGACGGGCCGAGCCTGCAGATCCGCAAGGGCGAGGTCTGCGGGCTGATCGGCCCCAACGGAGCGGGCAAGACGACACTGTTCAACTGCATCAGCCGCCTGTACCAGCCGGACTCCGGCTCGATCACGCTGGGTGACGTCGACCTGCTGCACGTGCGCACCGACCAGATCTCCCGGCACGGCATCGCGCGGACCTTCCAGAACGTCGGCCTGTTCCCGTCGATGACCGTTCTGGAGAACGTCATGACCGGGGCGTACCACCGCACGCGGGCCGGCTTCTGGGCCAGCGGGCTCGGGCTGCCGAAGGTCCGCTCGCAGGAGGTGCGCGAGCTCGAGAAGGCCCGCGAGATCCTCGACGAGCTCGGGCTGGCGTCGGTCAGCAGCTCCTACCCGGCCGGTCTGCCGTACGGCACGCTGAAACGCGTGGAGCTGGCCCGCGCGCTGATGTCCGAGCCGCAGCTGCTCATGCTCGACGAGCCGGCCAACGGCCTGATCCATGAAGAGGTGATGGAGCTCGCGGCCCTCATCAAGCGGCTCTCGCGCGAGCGCTCGTTCGCCGTGCTGCTGGTCGAGCACCACATGGCCATGGTCATGTCGGTGTCCGACTTCGTGGTGGTGCTGAACTTCGGTCGGGTCATCGCCGAGGGGCTGCCGGCCGACGTCCGCGCCAACCCGGCCGTGATCGAGGCATACCTCGGGGGAGAACAGTGAGCCTGCTGAACGTCGAGTCGCTGCACGCCGGCTACGGTCCCGTCGAGGTGCTGCACGGCATCGACTTCTCCGTCGACAAGGGCGAGGTGTTCGTCGTGCTCGGCGCCAACGGCGCCGGCAAGACCACCCTGCTGCGCGCGCTCAGCGGCATCATCCCGGGCCGCGGCACGGTCTCGCTCGAGGACCGGTCGCTGATCGGCCTGGCCAGCGAACGCATCGCGGGCCGCGGCGTGAGCCACGTCCCGCAAGGACGCGGCACCTTCTCGGACCTGAGCGTCGAGGAC includes:
- a CDS encoding ABC transporter ATP-binding protein, whose protein sequence is MTATEAMPASQSPASHEALLRVSDIRLSFGGVKALDGPSLQIRKGEVCGLIGPNGAGKTTLFNCISRLYQPDSGSITLGDVDLLHVRTDQISRHGIARTFQNVGLFPSMTVLENVMTGAYHRTRAGFWASGLGLPKVRSQEVRELEKAREILDELGLASVSSSYPAGLPYGTLKRVELARALMSEPQLLMLDEPANGLIHEEVMELAALIKRLSRERSFAVLLVEHHMAMVMSVSDFVVVLNFGRVIAEGLPADVRANPAVIEAYLGGEQ
- the rplK gene encoding 50S ribosomal protein L11, with product MPPKKKVAGLIKLQIQAGQANPAPPVGPALGQHGVNIMEFCKAYNAATESQRGNVIPVEITVYEDRSFTFVTKTPPAARLLLKAAGVQKGSGEPHTKKVAKVTRAQVREIAEQKMEDLNANDVDQAEKIIAGTARSMGIEVAG
- the nusG gene encoding transcription termination/antitermination protein NusG, coding for MSYPVAQEDIEREPLEVSHESAAYDALPTDNDIDAELESIHQPGRVEMVEISDESATAQDEDAEDAEAERVDSQDATDDVETQDEPVAEAPVAEQPVDIDAPVDEETELRERSKIGDWYVVHSYAGYENRVKTNIESRRETFDMEDYIYEVAVPTEEVTEIKNGKRVKVNRKPYPGYVLVRMDLTDESWNVVRNTPNVTGFVGGMSRPSPVPVNDVVKMIIRSQPQPAEQNVASSAGEAALTGQAAPKIEVDFEVGESVTVMDGPFATLPASISEVMPEQQKLKVLVSIFGRETPVELGFNQVSKI
- a CDS encoding ABC transporter substrate-binding protein, whose amino-acid sequence is MRNRILSVAAATTLILTLGACGGRDDSSKASGSCDQGITDSEVKLGMSVPMSGAGAAYGVLQDSSKAVFEQVNADGGVKMADGKKRKITLIAEDDAYDPAKTVSNTKKLVEQDKVFAMYSVLGTSPNLAIADYAKGKGLPVLFSQTGTDEFLKMHKDNNWIVGYLPQYGFEAKVMAKYVLDHKPNGKVAILYQNDGFGKGMVANFKKDFEGTGVTIVSEQGYEQSGGSIDSQIVNMQSSGADVFLDYATGTFMTQSLKKKGELGWSPLTLLTSGSSDASTLVAPAGPAGTTGALTFKWAKDPTDPAFAGDPDVKQWNEFASTHGLKPQNGIANSGWMTANLMVETLKETDGCKRKDLLDAVYNLKNVKVPGLLEGVTVNMKPDYPYILTRVQMQKFDGSHWTAEGGILKREDMK
- the rplA gene encoding 50S ribosomal protein L1; its protein translation is MKRSKAYRDAAEKVDRSKLYSPLEAAGLAKETSTTKYDATVEVAMVLGVDPRKADQMVRGTVNLPHGTGKTARVIVFAVGEKAAEAEAAGADVVGSDDLIEKITGGFLDFDAAIATPDQMAKVGRVARILGPRGLMPNPKTGTVTPDVAKAVADIKGGKVNFRIDKQANLHLIIGKSSFDEKKLVENYGAVLDEVLRSKPSAAKGKYIKKIAFSTTMGPGILVDPNRTRNLTEDAVG
- the secE gene encoding preprotein translocase subunit SecE — protein: MAKDSQRDSSSDDERELDNVADGTDDRGADDEDAALLEEDLHEDEDDLDEDDVDLDEDDLDDEVAAGGSTKRGRAAAAASARKKDAPTAKREAKPKTKSAVPGAAPGSFLQQVGNELSKVVWPTRKQMITYTSVVLVFVVALVAAVWGFDLGVGKLMDWIFA